One Rosa chinensis cultivar Old Blush chromosome 5, RchiOBHm-V2, whole genome shotgun sequence genomic region harbors:
- the LOC112203544 gene encoding protein DETOXIFICATION 18 isoform X2, which yields MFAGHLGELPLAGATLANSWANVTGFAFVVGLSGALETLCGQGFGAKSYRMLGIYLQASCIISFLFCSIISVIWLYTEPILIFLHQDPQIAKSAALFLKFLIPGLFAYGLLQNILRFLQTQSIYVMPMVFSMISIVIHIAITYGLVHWTSLGFKGAPLAASVTLWISVLMLAFHVSFAKNFEHTWEGFSLEPFQYIMTGLKLALPSATMECLEEWAFEILVFMGGLMPNSTRTTSLLAMCVNTQEIGYMVTYGLSVTASTRVSNELGAGNPGRAKNAMLVTLKLSLILSFTIVLALTFGHNIWARFFIDSSSNYSVLIEDFASMTPLLAVSIILDSLQGVFSGVARGCGWQHLAVYVNLGTFYFIGMTIAGLLGFEFKLYAKGLWIGLICGLFCQASTLLLITQLKKWTSDFSQNPKEREPILEPSYISVA from the exons ATGTTTGCTGGCCACCTTGGTGAGCTTCCCTTAGCTGGTGCAACCTTGGCCAATTCATGGGCCAATGTTACAGGTTTTGCATTTGTG GTTGGATTAAGTGGAGCTCTTGAGACACTTTGTGGGCAAGGGTTTGGTGCAAAGTCATATAGAATGTTGGGGATTTATCTACAAGCTTCTTGTATCATATCTTTCCTATTCTGCTCCATCATATCTGTAATTTGGTTGTATACAGAACCAATACTTATTTTCCTCCATCAAGATCCTCAAATTGCAAAATCTGCAGCTCTTTTCTTGAAATTTCTAATTCCCGGATTATTTGCATATGGCCTCCTGCAAAACATCTTGAGATTCCTTCAGACACAATCCATCTATGTCATGCCAATGGTCTTCTCCATGATCTCCATTGTAATTCATATTGCCATCACTTATGGTTTAGTACATTGGACATCTCTTGGTTTCAAGGGAGCTCCACTAGCAGCTTCAGTTACTCTGTGGATATCGGTTCTTATGTTGGCCTTCCATGTTAGTTTTGCAAAGAATTTTGAGCATACATGGGAAGGATTTTCATTAGAACCATTCCAATATATCATGACTGGTTTGAAACTTGCCCTTCCGTCTGCAACAATGGAATG TTTGGAGGAGTGGGCTTTCGAGATTCTTGTGTTTATGGGAGGATTGATGCCAAACTCGACGAGAACAACTTCACTACTTGCAATGTG TGTGAACACACAAGAAATTGGTTACATGGTTACATATGGCCTCAGTGTTACTGCTAG TACAAGGGTGTCAAATGAATTGGGGGCAGGCAACCCAGGTCGAGCAAAGAATGCAATGCTTGTGACTCTTAAGCTCTCACTGATTCTTTCTTTCACAATTGTTCTGGCTTTGACATTTGGTCACAATATCTGGGCACGCTTCTTCATTGACAGCAGTTCAAATTATTCAGTACTGATAGAGGATTTTGCTTCTATGACACCACTTCTTGCAGTTTCAATAATTCTTGATTCCTTGCAAGGTGTCTTTTCAG GTGTGGCAAGAGGATGTGGGTGGCAGCACTTGGCTGTGTATGTGAACTTGGGAACATTCTACTTTATTGGCATGACAATTGCTGGTCTTCTTGGATTTGAGTTCAAACTTTATGCCAAG GGCTTATGGATTGGTTTAATCTGTGGTCTCTTCTGTCAAGCAAGCACACTGTTGTTGATTACACAGCTCAAGAAATGGACATCTGATTTCTCTCAAAATCCCAAAGAAAGAGAACCAATTTTGGAGCCTAGCTACATAAGTGTGGCATAG
- the LOC112203544 gene encoding protein DETOXIFICATION 18 isoform X1, whose product MAPLLISSMIGEVFQFLHGVRYTKLAGVNEEGHGEETSTGTCCKILLDVEEAKEQVLFSLPAILTNLFFSLITLVSVMFAGHLGELPLAGATLANSWANVTGFAFVVGLSGALETLCGQGFGAKSYRMLGIYLQASCIISFLFCSIISVIWLYTEPILIFLHQDPQIAKSAALFLKFLIPGLFAYGLLQNILRFLQTQSIYVMPMVFSMISIVIHIAITYGLVHWTSLGFKGAPLAASVTLWISVLMLAFHVSFAKNFEHTWEGFSLEPFQYIMTGLKLALPSATMECLEEWAFEILVFMGGLMPNSTRTTSLLAMCVNTQEIGYMVTYGLSVTASTRVSNELGAGNPGRAKNAMLVTLKLSLILSFTIVLALTFGHNIWARFFIDSSSNYSVLIEDFASMTPLLAVSIILDSLQGVFSGVARGCGWQHLAVYVNLGTFYFIGMTIAGLLGFEFKLYAKGLWIGLICGLFCQASTLLLITQLKKWTSDFSQNPKEREPILEPSYISVA is encoded by the exons ATGGCGCCTCTTCTGATTTCATCGATGATAGGGGAAGTTTTCCAGTTTCTGCATGGAGTTCGTTATACTAAACTA GCAGGTGTCAACGAAGAAGGCCATGGAGAAGAAACATCAACAGGAACATGTTGTAAGATACTATTAGACGTTGAGGAGGCTAAGGAACAGGTCTTGTTTTCGTTGCCAGCAATTCTCACCAATTTATTCTTCTCCTTGATCACATTGGTGTCTGTCATGTTTGCTGGCCACCTTGGTGAGCTTCCCTTAGCTGGTGCAACCTTGGCCAATTCATGGGCCAATGTTACAGGTTTTGCATTTGTG GTTGGATTAAGTGGAGCTCTTGAGACACTTTGTGGGCAAGGGTTTGGTGCAAAGTCATATAGAATGTTGGGGATTTATCTACAAGCTTCTTGTATCATATCTTTCCTATTCTGCTCCATCATATCTGTAATTTGGTTGTATACAGAACCAATACTTATTTTCCTCCATCAAGATCCTCAAATTGCAAAATCTGCAGCTCTTTTCTTGAAATTTCTAATTCCCGGATTATTTGCATATGGCCTCCTGCAAAACATCTTGAGATTCCTTCAGACACAATCCATCTATGTCATGCCAATGGTCTTCTCCATGATCTCCATTGTAATTCATATTGCCATCACTTATGGTTTAGTACATTGGACATCTCTTGGTTTCAAGGGAGCTCCACTAGCAGCTTCAGTTACTCTGTGGATATCGGTTCTTATGTTGGCCTTCCATGTTAGTTTTGCAAAGAATTTTGAGCATACATGGGAAGGATTTTCATTAGAACCATTCCAATATATCATGACTGGTTTGAAACTTGCCCTTCCGTCTGCAACAATGGAATG TTTGGAGGAGTGGGCTTTCGAGATTCTTGTGTTTATGGGAGGATTGATGCCAAACTCGACGAGAACAACTTCACTACTTGCAATGTG TGTGAACACACAAGAAATTGGTTACATGGTTACATATGGCCTCAGTGTTACTGCTAG TACAAGGGTGTCAAATGAATTGGGGGCAGGCAACCCAGGTCGAGCAAAGAATGCAATGCTTGTGACTCTTAAGCTCTCACTGATTCTTTCTTTCACAATTGTTCTGGCTTTGACATTTGGTCACAATATCTGGGCACGCTTCTTCATTGACAGCAGTTCAAATTATTCAGTACTGATAGAGGATTTTGCTTCTATGACACCACTTCTTGCAGTTTCAATAATTCTTGATTCCTTGCAAGGTGTCTTTTCAG GTGTGGCAAGAGGATGTGGGTGGCAGCACTTGGCTGTGTATGTGAACTTGGGAACATTCTACTTTATTGGCATGACAATTGCTGGTCTTCTTGGATTTGAGTTCAAACTTTATGCCAAG GGCTTATGGATTGGTTTAATCTGTGGTCTCTTCTGTCAAGCAAGCACACTGTTGTTGATTACACAGCTCAAGAAATGGACATCTGATTTCTCTCAAAATCCCAAAGAAAGAGAACCAATTTTGGAGCCTAGCTACATAAGTGTGGCATAG